The Caldicellulosiruptor changbaiensis genome has a segment encoding these proteins:
- the alaS gene encoding alanine--tRNA ligase, translating into MMYMSTDEIREKFLQFFESKGHLRLPSFSLIPKNDKSLLLINAGMAPLKPYFLGIEEPPRRRITTCQKCIRTPDIDRVGKTARHATFFEMLGNFSFGDYFKKEAITWAWEFVTEVLKLPKERLWVTIYEEDDEAFEIWHKEVGLEEDRIKRMGKEDNFWEIGTGPCGPCSEIYFDRGVDKGCGKETCGIGCDCDRYVEFWNLVFTQFDKDENGVYHKLKNPNIDTGMGLERIAAIMQGVDSLFDIDIVKVIRDKICEITGCEYGKDSEKDVSIRVITDHIRGTVFMIGDGILPSNEGRGYVLRRLIRRAARHGRMLGKKETFLHLIVDTVIEAYKNPYPELIQKGEYIKKVLYNEESRFNQTIDIGLELLENEIDRLKKNKENVLKGEIAFKLYDTYGFPLDLTKEIAAEKGIIVDQAGFDKLMQEQKERARMAQKELENIGWKDINITIEDEVETVFVGYDTLETQSRVLKIFSNDDEVSYTKEGDICYIILDKTPFYAESGGQVADKGVLETESGIAEVLDVKKGPKGTILHKAKVIKGEIAVDNNVFAKVNKNLRLAIMKNHTATHLLHSSLRRILGEHATQSGSLVEPERLRFDFAHFEALSEEQIVEIEKMVNDIIQQAIPVEKIQTDLDSAIKMGATALFDEKYSNIVRVIKIGDFSMELCGGTHVDNTGQIGMFKIISESSVAAGVRRIEAITGNKVYEFMLNNQKVLKDIRNKLKANSDSEIVAKINQLEERITALEKELEKHKLLLVDNELSLLYNEGLQIGEFRLIINKKETQDTDYIRLLTDRIRERDSKAIVLNLIKQDKKAIVLMACSKEAVKKGIDCGKTVKDVCEVLGGKGGGRPDFAQGGGNKIENLDLAAQRAIELIKSSIEGGS; encoded by the coding sequence ATCATGTACATGAGCACTGATGAGATAAGAGAAAAATTTCTGCAATTTTTCGAGTCAAAAGGACATTTGAGACTGCCAAGCTTTTCATTAATTCCAAAAAACGACAAGAGCCTTCTTTTAATAAATGCTGGGATGGCACCACTCAAACCTTATTTTTTAGGTATTGAAGAACCACCAAGAAGAAGGATAACTACATGTCAGAAATGCATAAGAACACCTGATATTGACAGAGTCGGTAAAACTGCGAGACATGCTACATTCTTCGAGATGCTTGGAAACTTTTCCTTTGGAGATTATTTCAAGAAAGAAGCAATTACCTGGGCTTGGGAGTTTGTAACAGAGGTTTTAAAGCTTCCAAAAGAGAGGCTTTGGGTGACAATATACGAAGAGGACGATGAAGCATTTGAGATTTGGCACAAAGAGGTTGGACTTGAAGAGGACAGAATTAAAAGAATGGGCAAAGAAGACAATTTCTGGGAGATAGGAACAGGTCCGTGTGGTCCCTGTTCAGAGATATATTTTGACAGGGGCGTGGACAAGGGCTGTGGCAAGGAGACATGTGGAATTGGCTGTGATTGTGATAGGTATGTTGAGTTTTGGAATCTTGTATTTACACAGTTTGACAAAGATGAAAATGGTGTCTATCACAAGCTCAAGAATCCTAACATAGACACTGGAATGGGACTTGAGAGAATTGCTGCAATTATGCAAGGTGTTGATTCATTGTTTGACATTGATATAGTAAAGGTTATTCGTGACAAGATATGTGAAATCACTGGTTGTGAATATGGCAAAGATAGTGAAAAAGATGTATCAATCAGAGTCATTACAGATCACATCAGAGGTACCGTTTTCATGATTGGTGATGGTATTTTACCTTCTAATGAAGGTAGAGGCTATGTTTTGAGAAGACTTATCAGAAGGGCAGCACGACATGGAAGAATGCTTGGCAAGAAAGAGACGTTTTTACATTTAATTGTTGATACTGTGATAGAGGCCTATAAAAATCCGTATCCTGAACTGATTCAAAAAGGTGAGTACATCAAAAAGGTACTCTATAATGAAGAAAGTAGGTTCAACCAGACAATTGATATTGGACTTGAGCTTCTCGAAAACGAGATTGACAGGTTAAAAAAGAACAAAGAAAATGTGTTAAAAGGCGAAATTGCTTTTAAATTATACGACACATACGGCTTTCCACTTGACCTGACAAAAGAGATTGCTGCAGAGAAAGGAATAATTGTTGACCAAGCGGGCTTTGACAAGCTCATGCAAGAGCAAAAAGAAAGAGCACGCATGGCACAAAAAGAGCTTGAAAATATTGGTTGGAAGGATATCAATATAACTATCGAAGATGAAGTTGAAACGGTCTTTGTTGGATATGACACCTTAGAAACACAGAGCAGGGTATTAAAGATTTTCTCAAATGATGATGAGGTTTCATATACAAAAGAGGGAGATATCTGTTACATTATTTTAGATAAAACTCCATTTTATGCAGAAAGTGGTGGACAGGTAGCAGACAAAGGTGTATTAGAAACCGAAAGTGGGATTGCAGAGGTTTTAGATGTCAAAAAGGGACCAAAAGGGACAATTCTTCATAAAGCGAAGGTAATAAAAGGCGAGATTGCAGTTGACAACAATGTATTTGCGAAGGTCAATAAGAATTTGAGGCTTGCCATAATGAAGAATCACACAGCAACCCACCTCTTACACAGCAGCTTGAGAAGGATACTTGGTGAGCATGCAACGCAAAGTGGTTCACTTGTTGAGCCAGAAAGACTCAGGTTTGACTTTGCTCACTTTGAAGCATTGAGTGAGGAACAGATAGTTGAGATTGAGAAGATGGTAAATGACATCATCCAGCAAGCTATTCCTGTTGAAAAGATTCAGACTGACTTAGATTCAGCAATAAAGATGGGAGCAACTGCACTATTTGATGAGAAGTATTCTAATATAGTCAGGGTTATAAAAATAGGCGATTTCAGTATGGAACTGTGTGGAGGCACTCACGTTGACAACACAGGACAAATAGGAATGTTTAAGATAATTTCAGAGTCAAGCGTTGCTGCAGGTGTTAGAAGAATTGAGGCTATAACAGGCAATAAAGTGTATGAGTTCATGCTAAATAATCAAAAGGTGCTAAAAGATATAAGAAACAAACTCAAAGCAAACAGCGACAGTGAAATTGTTGCAAAAATCAACCAGCTTGAGGAAAGGATAACTGCTCTTGAAAAAGAGTTAGAAAAGCACAAACTTTTGCTTGTAGACAATGAGCTATCATTACTCTACAATGAAGGTTTGCAAATTGGCGAGTTTAGACTGATTATAAACAAGAAGGAGACACAGGATACAGATTATATAAGGCTTTTGACCGACAGAATTCGAGAAAGGGATTCAAAGGCAATAGTTTTGAACTTGATAAAACAAGATAAAAAGGCTATTGTGCTGATGGCATGTTCAAAAGAGGCAGTGAAAAAGGGTATAGACTGCGGCAAAACAGTAAAAGATGTTTGTGAGGTGCTTGGTGGCAAAGGTGGAGGAAGACCTGATTTTGCTCAGGGCGGAGGCAACAAAATTGAGAATTTAGATTTAGCAGCTCAAAGAGCAATTGAGCTAATCAAAAGCTCTATTGAGGGAGGAAGTTAA
- the cmk gene encoding (d)CMP kinase, with translation MKKINIAIDGPAGAGKSTISKLLAKKLGYIHIDTGAMYRAIGLKVLNSNIKSNEVERILEVLNNTDIQVRLIDGNQLVFLDGEDVTEKIRQPTVSMYASDVSKIKEVRERLVKIQQDLAKQKGVIMDGRDIGTYVLPDAELKIFLTATAEERAKRRFLELKEKGYEVDYYQLLDEIKQRDLNDMTRELAPLRVAEDAIVIDSTNLTIEEVLQKVLELFYKVIGNEV, from the coding sequence ATGAAAAAAATCAACATAGCCATTGATGGTCCTGCTGGGGCTGGAAAGAGTACCATTTCAAAGCTTTTAGCTAAAAAACTTGGATACATTCACATCGACACTGGTGCAATGTACAGAGCGATAGGATTGAAGGTTCTAAATAGTAATATAAAATCAAATGAGGTAGAGAGAATACTTGAGGTTTTAAACAACACAGATATCCAAGTTAGACTTATTGATGGAAATCAGCTTGTGTTTTTAGATGGAGAAGATGTTACAGAAAAAATAAGACAGCCAACTGTTTCGATGTATGCATCTGATGTATCCAAAATAAAAGAGGTAAGAGAGAGGCTTGTCAAAATTCAACAGGATTTGGCAAAACAAAAAGGCGTTATAATGGACGGAAGAGACATTGGCACATATGTTTTGCCTGATGCTGAGCTAAAGATATTCTTGACAGCAACGGCAGAGGAAAGAGCAAAGAGAAGATTTTTAGAATTAAAAGAAAAAGGCTATGAAGTTGATTATTATCAACTTCTTGATGAGATAAAGCAAAGAGACCTTAATGATATGACACGAGAGCTTGCACCGCTTAGAGTTGCAGAAGATGCTATTGTAATTGACTCTACTAATCTGACAATTGAAGAAGTTTTACAAAAGGTTTTAGAGCTATTTTATAAGGTGATAGGAAATGAAGTATAA
- a CDS encoding histidine triad nucleotide-binding protein — MGECIFCKIVNKQIPSEIVYEDEHVCAFKDINPTAPVHILVVPKQHIESLNHLDNSHKELIGHIFVVAKELSDRFGVKEKGFRIVVNCGEDGGQTVNHLHFHLLGGRKFSWPAG; from the coding sequence ATGGGTGAGTGTATCTTTTGCAAGATTGTGAATAAACAAATACCCTCTGAGATAGTTTATGAAGATGAACATGTTTGTGCTTTCAAAGACATAAACCCCACAGCTCCTGTTCATATTTTGGTTGTACCGAAACAGCACATAGAAAGTTTAAATCACCTTGACAATAGCCACAAAGAGCTTATAGGTCATATATTTGTTGTTGCAAAAGAACTATCTGACAGATTTGGGGTAAAAGAAAAAGGCTTTAGAATTGTTGTCAATTGTGGTGAAGATGGCGGTCAGACGGTTAATCATCTACACTTTCACCTACTTGGTGGGCGAAAATTCTCATGGCCAGCAGGTTAA
- the aroH gene encoding chorismate mutase, which yields MVFAIRGATTVDTDSKEDIIQSTQELLNEIIEKNQIKKDDIVFILFTMTKDLKSTFPAYAARLMGFTDVPLICAQELDIEGALEKCIRVLVLIQKDSVFKPKHVYLKRARSLREDLN from the coding sequence TTGGTTTTTGCAATCAGAGGAGCAACTACAGTTGATACAGATTCAAAAGAGGATATAATTCAATCAACACAAGAGCTTTTAAATGAGATTATTGAAAAAAATCAGATCAAAAAAGATGATATTGTTTTTATTTTATTTACAATGACAAAGGATTTAAAATCAACATTTCCTGCATATGCAGCAAGACTAATGGGTTTTACAGATGTGCCATTGATATGCGCTCAAGAACTTGACATTGAAGGTGCGCTTGAAAAGTGTATAAGAGTCCTTGTACTTATCCAGAAAGATTCAGTTTTCAAACCCAAACATGTTTATTTGAAAAGAGCAAGGTCTTTGAGAGAAGATTTGAATTGA
- a CDS encoding HutP family protein produces MDKKEFGSREVSRAAILIALSQSRQEEKKIQDDFGKIGIRCAAVDFGGEFITSVMKIIERAVVAAKREGVIAEVHQEEGAVAGATREAISQIMQKAIGLNVGGKIGIARYNEHVAVAIFFGIGLLHLNEVAIGLGHRVI; encoded by the coding sequence ATGGACAAAAAGGAGTTTGGTAGCAGGGAGGTTTCAAGAGCAGCTATTTTGATAGCCTTGAGCCAAAGCAGACAAGAAGAAAAAAAGATTCAAGATGATTTTGGAAAAATTGGAATTAGATGTGCAGCAGTTGACTTCGGTGGAGAATTTATCACATCGGTGATGAAGATAATTGAAAGGGCGGTTGTTGCAGCTAAAAGAGAAGGGGTAATAGCGGAAGTGCATCAGGAAGAGGGGGCAGTAGCTGGGGCAACAAGGGAGGCAATATCTCAGATTATGCAAAAAGCAATAGGTCTAAACGTGGGAGGAAAGATTGGCATTGCAAGGTATAATGAGCATGTTGCAGTTGCAATTTTTTTTGGAATAGGGCTTTTACATCTTAATGAAGTTGCTATTGGGCTTGGCCACAGGGTTATATAA
- a CDS encoding PRC-barrel domain-containing protein: MGNICNMFFLDSNIYGFQIQKNAIFRIPSNIYILANDVESVNNELLIVSRSVLYIEQSYLVKADEILSKEVIGEGGNLIGIVDDILFDSESLKITGYEVVESIWSYIKNKKIILSPEEIILKENKILS; the protein is encoded by the coding sequence TTGGGAAATATTTGCAATATGTTTTTTTTAGATAGCAATATTTATGGTTTTCAGATACAGAAAAATGCAATATTTAGAATACCATCTAATATTTACATTCTGGCAAATGATGTTGAATCAGTAAATAATGAACTTTTAATTGTTTCAAGGTCTGTTTTGTATATAGAGCAATCTTATCTAGTCAAAGCAGATGAGATACTTTCAAAAGAGGTTATTGGTGAGGGGGGTAATTTAATTGGAATAGTAGATGACATATTGTTTGACTCTGAAAGTCTTAAAATAACTGGTTATGAGGTTGTGGAAAGTATTTGGAGCTATATCAAAAATAAAAAAATAATATTGAGTCCTGAGGAAATAATATTAAAAGAGAACAAAATATTAAGCTGA
- a CDS encoding lysophospholipid acyltransferase family protein codes for MKYNFLVNIIRKVAYGILKCIFLIRVEGRENIPNAPYIICANHRSYLDPVLIILIFDERVYFMAKSELFKIWWLSPIIRAFGAFPVKRGKSDIGAIRKAIEVIRSNNILGIFPEGKRNRTNEIVLRGEKGVATVIKATGAKVLPVAICGKVRLFGKITVRIGKPLEFTNKDEDNQKIVDTIMQNVKELILKTNNKKKEK; via the coding sequence ATGAAGTATAACTTCCTTGTCAATATTATTCGAAAGGTGGCATATGGTATTTTAAAATGTATTTTCTTGATAAGGGTTGAAGGTAGAGAAAATATTCCAAATGCTCCATATATTATTTGTGCAAATCATAGAAGTTACCTTGATCCCGTGTTAATTATTCTGATATTTGATGAGCGTGTTTATTTTATGGCAAAAAGTGAACTTTTTAAAATATGGTGGCTTTCACCCATTATAAGAGCTTTTGGAGCTTTTCCTGTCAAAAGAGGAAAGAGTGATATTGGTGCAATTAGGAAAGCAATAGAAGTTATAAGGAGCAATAACATCTTGGGAATATTCCCCGAAGGTAAAAGAAATAGAACAAATGAGATAGTTTTAAGAGGGGAAAAAGGAGTTGCTACAGTCATAAAAGCAACTGGAGCAAAAGTGTTACCAGTTGCAATTTGTGGCAAGGTAAGACTGTTCGGCAAGATAACGGTTAGAATTGGTAAACCTCTTGAGTTTACAAATAAAGATGAAGACAATCAGAAGATAGTTGATACAATTATGCAAAATGTTAAAGAGCTCATTTTAAAAACAAACAATAAGAAAAAGGAGAAGTAG
- a CDS encoding histidine phosphatase family protein encodes MKRFYLVRHGETDWNKYNMVQGCIDTDLNQTGIEQAKKVAERLKSEKIDIIFSSTLKRAYMTANQIKSFHPNIPLKLTDKLNEINFGEWEGLNFEELEERYSEQYKLWKDAPEKATFPGEGSLYNVMERVKSFFEDVLNKPYKNVVIVTHGGIIKLSIIYLLELSLDFYKKCWFGNASLSIVDIKENRRMLSLLNDMSHLQTIQRYPVI; translated from the coding sequence TTGAAAAGGTTCTATCTTGTTAGACATGGTGAAACAGATTGGAATAAGTATAATATGGTCCAGGGCTGTATTGATACAGATTTAAATCAAACAGGGATTGAGCAGGCAAAAAAGGTTGCTGAACGCCTAAAGAGTGAAAAGATTGACATTATTTTCTCAAGCACATTAAAAAGAGCGTATATGACAGCAAACCAAATTAAAAGTTTTCACCCGAATATCCCATTAAAACTTACAGACAAACTGAACGAAATAAACTTTGGTGAGTGGGAAGGTTTGAATTTTGAAGAACTTGAAGAAAGGTATTCTGAGCAATACAAATTATGGAAAGATGCCCCTGAAAAAGCTACTTTTCCTGGTGAAGGTAGCTTATATAATGTTATGGAAAGAGTAAAGAGCTTTTTTGAAGATGTTTTGAATAAACCTTATAAAAACGTTGTCATAGTTACACATGGAGGAATAATAAAACTTTCTATTATTTACCTTTTAGAGTTATCGTTAGATTTTTATAAAAAATGTTGGTTTGGCAATGCCAGCCTGAGCATTGTAGATATAAAGGAGAATAGAAGAATGCTTAGTCTTTTAAATGATATGTCTCATTTGCAAACTATTCAAAGATATCCAGTGATATAA
- a CDS encoding NAD(+)/NADH kinase has protein sequence MIVGVFANFQKELSKEILDKIVSVLKNEKIDWVLMNEKNKDSVKVNFLITIGGDGTLLNVVEKVAKENLPVLGINCGRVGYLTEEVADNIHFAIKKIIDNDYFIEERHLVEAHFKDKIFYALNDICLARSTFNIIDLSLYIDEVFAQEYRSDGIIIATATGSTAYSLSAGGPIVEPQLGVMVVTPICPHSLSSRSLVLGDDRVVKIKSESDEVLVVSDGRVADTLKKGEYLECRISSKKLKLVRFKKKNFYEVLREKIKE, from the coding sequence ATGATTGTAGGAGTATTTGCCAATTTCCAAAAAGAACTCAGCAAGGAGATTTTGGATAAGATTGTAAGTGTTCTTAAAAATGAGAAAATTGACTGGGTACTTATGAATGAGAAAAACAAAGATAGTGTAAAAGTTAATTTTTTGATAACAATTGGCGGTGACGGAACTCTACTTAATGTTGTTGAAAAGGTTGCAAAAGAGAATCTTCCTGTGCTTGGAATCAACTGTGGACGTGTTGGGTATCTGACAGAAGAGGTGGCCGACAATATTCATTTTGCCATTAAAAAGATAATTGACAATGATTACTTTATTGAAGAGAGGCACCTTGTTGAAGCCCATTTTAAAGACAAAATATTCTATGCACTAAATGATATTTGCTTAGCCAGGAGTACATTCAATATTATAGATTTGAGTCTTTATATAGATGAAGTATTCGCACAGGAGTACAGAAGCGATGGGATCATTATCGCAACTGCAACAGGTTCTACTGCATACTCTCTTTCAGCAGGAGGTCCAATAGTTGAGCCACAATTAGGGGTGATGGTTGTCACCCCTATTTGTCCCCATTCTTTGAGCTCAAGAAGTTTAGTTTTAGGTGATGACCGGGTTGTAAAGATAAAAAGCGAGTCTGATGAGGTTTTGGTTGTAAGTGATGGAAGAGTTGCAGATACGCTTAAAAAAGGTGAGTATCTGGAATGTAGGATTTCATCAAAAAAGCTAAAACTTGTGAGATTTAAAAAGAAAAACTTTTATGAGGTGTTAAGAGAGAAGATTAAAGAGTAA
- a CDS encoding arginine repressor: MKSERQQKILEIIQSEDIETQEELVEKLRELGYDVTQATVSRDIKELRLTKVLTETGKYKYAVLSGPEANITEKLIKVFSESIIKCDTADNLVIIKTITGAAQGAAAAIDSLNWPEVIGTIAGDDTIFIATKGNAAAEKIVERIKAILSQGD; this comes from the coding sequence ATGAAATCTGAAAGACAACAAAAGATTTTAGAGATAATTCAAAGTGAGGACATAGAAACTCAAGAAGAGCTTGTTGAAAAACTAAGAGAGTTAGGGTACGATGTCACTCAAGCGACAGTTTCAAGAGATATAAAGGAGCTCAGACTTACAAAGGTCTTAACAGAAACTGGAAAATACAAATATGCAGTATTATCTGGACCCGAGGCAAACATTACTGAAAAGTTAATAAAGGTCTTTTCCGAGTCGATTATAAAATGTGACACAGCTGACAACCTTGTTATAATAAAGACAATAACAGGGGCCGCTCAGGGTGCTGCCGCTGCAATCGATTCACTGAACTGGCCAGAGGTCATAGGAACAATAGCAGGCGATGATACAATCTTTATTGCAACAAAGGGGAATGCAGCAGCTGAGAAGATTGTTGAGAGAATTAAAGCTATTTTGAGTCAAGGTGATTGA
- the ispH gene encoding 4-hydroxy-3-methylbut-2-enyl diphosphate reductase yields MIIKVAKNAGFCFGVERAVNGVIAWAKANKDKSVKVYGMLIHNSYVIEKLKELNVKVIENINEIEKGDIVFIRSHGVSMDEFSEIEKRASKVYDFTCPYVKKIHEIVRENSENGLDVIVVGDINHPEVKGIIGHVEKGRKCIVIDSLEKAKDAISQLGRNAVVVCQTTFDNAKWHEIKEYIENNTDYNVFDTVCKATITRQEEAKTLARDVDVMLVIGDKKSSNTNKLYQAIKDIKPTFFIERPQDLEGIDFTMVKKIGITAGASTSQEQINEIVEILEKRFNQIDNQDFAKLIDKGFAEIKRGEIVKGKIIKVEQDYLLVDIGYKAEGIIYKNEIFKNANVNLKNIFKENEIIEAVVIKESDEEGNVVLSKLKADSIYGFKELMAKFESKTPIKIVVKQIREKSIVGEFRGISVFVPISQWAEEVSSSVIGKVFEVEIVDIDTNKKIAFGSRKSLLRQAQEEKIQQAIESLDFNKDYDGVIAEIRQKGIVVNFEGLRGFVPASEISYSKRIEDVKRLFKVGEQVKVRVIDIDKQKKQIYLSIKKTQEDEWIKKVKNLYLGMLVDVEVTKVLSFGLVVWILDCELDGFVHVSNIPLGYNQRLHNLYKVGDKIKAKIIEIDEQRRRIGLSLKDLYEEEEKIAEHKEDFVITIADIVNNIKLDS; encoded by the coding sequence ATGATTATTAAAGTGGCAAAAAATGCAGGTTTTTGTTTCGGGGTTGAAAGAGCAGTAAATGGGGTTATTGCTTGGGCTAAAGCAAACAAAGACAAAAGTGTAAAGGTCTATGGGATGCTTATACATAATAGTTATGTTATTGAAAAACTTAAAGAATTGAATGTCAAGGTAATTGAAAATATAAATGAAATTGAAAAAGGTGACATTGTATTTATTCGTTCACATGGTGTTTCGATGGATGAATTTTCTGAGATTGAAAAGAGAGCCTCTAAGGTCTATGATTTTACATGCCCATATGTCAAGAAAATTCATGAGATTGTAAGAGAAAACTCTGAAAATGGCTTGGATGTGATAGTTGTTGGTGATATAAACCATCCAGAAGTCAAGGGCATAATAGGTCATGTTGAAAAAGGCAGAAAGTGCATAGTTATAGATAGTTTAGAAAAAGCCAAGGACGCCATAAGCCAATTAGGTAGAAATGCTGTTGTTGTATGCCAGACCACCTTTGACAATGCAAAATGGCATGAGATAAAAGAGTATATTGAAAACAATACAGACTACAATGTGTTTGACACAGTTTGCAAAGCTACCATAACCAGACAAGAAGAGGCAAAAACTCTTGCACGCGACGTTGACGTGATGCTTGTTATAGGAGATAAAAAGAGCTCTAATACTAACAAATTGTATCAGGCAATTAAAGACATTAAGCCAACTTTTTTTATAGAGAGACCCCAAGATTTAGAGGGTATTGATTTTACTATGGTAAAAAAGATTGGGATAACAGCTGGAGCTTCTACTTCACAAGAGCAGATAAATGAAATAGTAGAAATACTTGAAAAGAGATTTAATCAGATAGATAATCAAGACTTTGCAAAGCTTATTGACAAAGGTTTTGCAGAAATAAAAAGAGGTGAGATAGTAAAAGGAAAAATAATAAAGGTTGAACAAGACTACCTACTTGTTGATATTGGATATAAGGCAGAAGGAATAATTTACAAAAATGAAATTTTCAAAAATGCCAATGTAAACCTAAAAAACATATTTAAAGAAAATGAAATAATTGAAGCTGTGGTCATTAAAGAGTCTGATGAAGAGGGAAATGTTGTACTGTCAAAACTGAAAGCTGACAGTATTTACGGATTTAAAGAACTTATGGCAAAGTTTGAGAGCAAAACACCGATTAAGATTGTTGTAAAACAGATTAGAGAAAAGAGTATTGTAGGTGAGTTCAGAGGAATTAGTGTGTTTGTTCCCATTTCCCAATGGGCAGAAGAGGTGTCATCTTCTGTCATAGGTAAAGTTTTTGAAGTTGAGATTGTGGATATTGATACCAATAAGAAGATAGCTTTTGGCAGTAGAAAATCTCTGTTGCGACAAGCTCAAGAGGAAAAAATACAGCAGGCTATAGAAAGTCTTGATTTTAATAAGGACTATGATGGAGTAATAGCCGAGATAAGACAAAAAGGAATTGTGGTTAACTTTGAAGGTTTACGTGGTTTTGTACCAGCAAGTGAGATTAGTTATTCTAAAAGAATTGAGGATGTGAAAAGATTATTTAAGGTAGGTGAACAGGTTAAGGTAAGAGTAATTGATATAGACAAACAAAAAAAGCAGATTTACTTAAGTATAAAAAAGACCCAAGAAGATGAATGGATAAAAAAGGTAAAAAACTTATACTTAGGCATGCTTGTGGATGTAGAGGTAACAAAGGTACTTTCATTTGGACTTGTTGTTTGGATTTTAGACTGTGAACTGGATGGGTTTGTGCATGTGTCTAATATTCCACTTGGTTATAACCAAAGACTGCACAATTTATACAAAGTTGGAGATAAAATAAAAGCAAAGATAATTGAAATTGATGAGCAAAGGCGAAGAATAGGTCTTTCTCTCAAGGATTTATATGAAGAGGAGGAAAAAATTGCTGAGCACAAAGAAGATTTTGTTATAACTATCGCTGATATTGTGAATAATATAAAGTTAGACAGCTAA
- a CDS encoding AI-2E family transporter codes for MIISKFLKKYFCDIILLIFIAFVIYFFINIKTFWPILLPFIIALFLSYLLKPVVDFLEVKIKSRDISILLSFIFAFSVAILIFVYFIPLFITEMKQLTQNIPEYINVFNKWFKDVDSKLSNKLNIDLQEILRSNSINFEAISKQVLTTLLNILKSLYSNILYYLLIPIISFYILKDWSKIVKWIKWILPEKYRKEGISIFNDINKVLHQYIRAQLLDAIIIGILSFLGFSILSVRYAALLGIITGIGNLIPYFGPIFSSIPAVVIALSDSYIKAIVVVVFLIVLQQIDSFLISPRIIGSRLGLHPLTIIIVLIISNKLFGFISMFFAIPLAAVIKIIFINILRRVNPEDKK; via the coding sequence TTGATAATAAGCAAGTTTTTAAAAAAGTATTTTTGTGACATTATACTTTTGATTTTTATCGCGTTTGTCATATACTTCTTTATTAATATCAAAACTTTTTGGCCTATTTTGCTTCCATTTATAATTGCTCTTTTTTTGTCGTATTTACTTAAACCGGTTGTTGACTTTTTAGAGGTCAAAATAAAATCACGTGATATTTCAATTTTACTTTCATTTATTTTCGCCTTTAGCGTAGCGATTTTGATATTTGTCTATTTTATTCCGCTATTTATCACAGAGATGAAACAGCTCACACAGAACATCCCTGAGTATATAAATGTATTTAACAAGTGGTTCAAAGATGTAGATTCAAAACTTTCTAATAAACTAAATATTGACTTGCAGGAAATTCTAAGATCAAATTCAATAAACTTTGAAGCCATCTCAAAACAAGTACTAACTACTCTTTTAAATATTCTCAAAAGTCTTTATTCAAATATTCTGTACTATCTTTTAATACCAATTATTTCATTTTATATCTTGAAAGACTGGTCAAAGATTGTAAAATGGATTAAGTGGATATTGCCTGAGAAATACAGAAAAGAAGGCATTTCTATTTTCAACGATATCAATAAAGTATTGCACCAGTATATAAGAGCCCAGCTTTTGGATGCCATAATAATCGGAATTTTAAGCTTTTTAGGATTTTCTATTTTGTCTGTCAGATATGCAGCTCTTCTGGGTATAATTACTGGTATTGGCAATCTTATACCTTATTTTGGACCGATATTTAGCAGTATACCTGCAGTGGTAATTGCACTTTCTGACTCTTACATAAAGGCCATAGTTGTAGTTGTATTCTTGATAGTACTTCAGCAGATAGACAGTTTTTTGATTTCGCCAAGAATAATTGGTTCAAGATTAGGTTTGCATCCTTTGACTATTATAATTGTGTTAATAATATCAAATAAGCTATTTGGCTTTATTTCTATGTTCTTTGCTATACCATTAGCTGCAGTGATAAAGATAATTTTTATAAATATACTCAGAAGAGTAAATCCGGAAGATAAGAAATAA